A single region of the Anaerostipes rhamnosivorans genome encodes:
- a CDS encoding Ig-like domain-containing protein: protein MKGNKRRIFKLATAFLLVLSFGITSITAGTEQVYAAKIKISSKKITLIKGQSKTLKVKGTKKRPKWSSSKKSVASVSKKGKITAKKKGTATITAKIGRKKYKCKVKVETPKLNKSSISISEDTYYQLKVSGNTQKVKWSSSNKSIVTVNGKGYIYGKKTGTVSITAKISSKKFKCKVTVKQESPKFAVQFVHTDDGANTRVVGININNRSRTGIFVNELGYVTNPRYSSLDQYVYLCDPDEDGVSFLEYYRVDPGETVLLPFVELAFGSFYADDDSIFFFNFDFRGRTYISYVDVYGNAVYELMD, encoded by the coding sequence ATGAAAGGAAATAAACGAAGAATATTCAAATTGGCCACAGCATTTTTGCTGGTGTTGTCTTTTGGTATTACATCAATCACTGCAGGAACAGAGCAGGTATATGCTGCAAAGATTAAAATCTCAAGTAAAAAGATAACATTGATTAAGGGGCAGAGCAAAACATTAAAGGTAAAAGGTACAAAGAAAAGGCCCAAATGGTCCAGCAGTAAAAAGTCTGTTGCTTCTGTTTCGAAAAAGGGAAAAATAACTGCCAAGAAAAAAGGAACTGCTACGATCACAGCAAAAATCGGCAGAAAGAAATATAAATGCAAAGTAAAGGTTGAGACTCCCAAATTAAATAAAAGTTCTATATCAATCAGTGAGGATACCTATTATCAGCTCAAAGTGTCTGGAAATACACAGAAAGTCAAATGGAGTTCAAGCAACAAAAGCATTGTAACTGTAAACGGCAAAGGATATATCTATGGCAAGAAGACAGGAACTGTATCTATAACAGCAAAGATTTCTTCTAAGAAATTTAAATGCAAAGTTACAGTGAAGCAGGAATCTCCAAAGTTTGCTGTACAATTTGTACATACAGACGATGGGGCAAATACACGGGTAGTAGGAATCAATATTAACAACCGGTCCAGGACAGGAATCTTTGTAAATGAATTAGGATATGTAACAAATCCTAGATACAGCAGTTTGGATCAGTATGTTTATTTATGTGATCCTGATGAAGATGGTGTGTCTTTTCTGGAATACTACAGGGTAGATCCTGGAGAGACTGTATTGCTGCCATTTGTTGAGCTTGCTTTTGGATCGTTTTATGCGGATGATGATTCCATCTTTTTCTTTAACTTTGATTTTAGAGGAAGAACTTATATCTCCTATGTAGATGTATATGGAAATGCTGTATATGAGTTAATGGATTAA
- a CDS encoding PadR family transcriptional regulator — protein MNAQLKKGFLEFCILAALCKDDSYGYQIIKDVSGCIKISESTLYPILKRLENNEYLDTYTVEHNSRLRKYYRITEKGRDHTREFLDEWEQITGIYKFVKGAVENE, from the coding sequence TTGAATGCACAGTTAAAAAAAGGCTTTTTAGAGTTTTGTATTTTAGCAGCACTCTGTAAGGACGATTCTTATGGATACCAGATCATTAAAGATGTATCGGGATGTATTAAGATCTCAGAATCTACACTATATCCTATCCTGAAACGGCTGGAAAACAACGAATATCTGGATACTTACACGGTGGAGCATAACAGCAGGCTGAGAAAGTATTATAGGATCACAGAAAAGGGAAGAGACCATACAAGAGAATTTTTAGATGAGTGGGAGCAGATTACAGGTATATATAAGTTTGTGAAAGGAGCGGTGGAGAATGAGTAA
- a CDS encoding DUF1700 domain-containing protein, which yields MSKGEFLQSLERLLKSLSKSEREKSLSYYSEIIDDYMEDGYSEEDAVEQVGNPGVIAQEILEEQEGKEGRQLSGGMKGLIAVLLVLGFPLWGSLMLAGVCLLLAAALMVVSVYIVIWCIPVCTGAFSVSGLVLSVVSMGGAAIIVFQNPAAGVIQLGVGMVSAGIFVLFGLLTWILGKIFVGVTARFSRWLAGIIIRKRGEKA from the coding sequence ATGAGTAAAGGAGAGTTTTTACAGAGCCTAGAGCGGCTTTTAAAAAGTCTTAGCAAAAGTGAGAGGGAAAAATCTCTTTCTTATTACAGCGAGATCATCGATGATTATATGGAGGACGGCTATTCAGAGGAAGACGCAGTGGAACAAGTCGGCAATCCGGGAGTGATCGCACAGGAGATCTTAGAGGAACAGGAAGGCAAGGAGGGGAGACAATTGTCCGGCGGAATGAAAGGGTTGATCGCTGTTCTGCTGGTCCTTGGGTTTCCACTTTGGGGATCTCTGATGCTGGCAGGGGTATGCCTTTTATTGGCAGCGGCTTTGATGGTAGTATCGGTATATATTGTTATCTGGTGTATTCCGGTGTGCACAGGGGCCTTCTCCGTGTCAGGTCTGGTGCTTTCGGTAGTCAGTATGGGAGGCGCAGCCATTATAGTATTCCAGAACCCAGCGGCAGGAGTCATACAGCTTGGAGTCGGAATGGTATCCGCGGGAATCTTTGTTTTGTTTGGTCTGCTGACCTGGATTTTAGGAAAGATTTTTGTGGGAGTCACTGCCAGGTTCAGCCGATGGCTGGCTGGTATTATTATCAGGAAAAGAGGTGAGAAAGCATGA
- a CDS encoding GNAT family N-acetyltransferase, translated as MEFQYEEHRIFAEDEKGKTIAEITFPEVSKDTALIDHTFVDNSLRGQGVAGKLVEAAAEQLGEKGIKVIPTCSYAVSWFQKHPEYQNLLKTK; from the coding sequence GTGGAATTTCAATATGAAGAACATCGGATTTTCGCTGAAGATGAAAAGGGAAAGACGATAGCAGAAATTACATTTCCTGAAGTTTCAAAAGATACAGCTTTGATTGACCATACATTTGTGGACAATTCTCTCAGAGGACAGGGAGTTGCCGGAAAGCTTGTGGAAGCGGCGGCAGAACAGCTCGGCGAAAAGGGGATAAAAGTAATTCCAACTTGTTCTTATGCAGTCAGCTGGTTTCAAAAGCACCCGGAATATCAAAATCTTCTGAAAACAAAATAA
- a CDS encoding DUF6442 family protein: MNAKKIFDQIEKEQQEEKERQTRIEGESFSILFTLAVGLLIVIWNIAHGIPTGDIFAMFWTTAFGCAAYGYLKDRRRKSQLCIAAVSLALIIYNLIRYFAGI, translated from the coding sequence ATGAATGCAAAAAAGATATTTGACCAGATAGAAAAGGAACAGCAGGAAGAAAAAGAACGGCAGACCAGGATAGAAGGCGAGTCTTTTAGTATTCTGTTCACGCTGGCAGTAGGCCTGTTGATCGTGATCTGGAATATCGCTCACGGAATACCCACAGGGGATATCTTCGCAATGTTTTGGACAACTGCATTTGGCTGTGCGGCCTACGGTTATTTAAAAGACAGAAGGAGAAAGTCTCAGTTATGCATCGCCGCAGTATCCCTGGCTTTGATCATTTATAATTTGATCCGGTATTTTGCGGGCATCTAA
- a CDS encoding alpha/beta fold hydrolase has product MSYFNYHSKKIYYTETGKGIPVLLLHGNTASSKMFEPLLPLYTEHFKVIRMDFLGNGRSERIGRFPADVWIQEGKQIIALLRHLNYEKVHLVGTSGGAWAAVNAALDCPELIGKVIADSFDGRTLHLGFAENLRKERAEAKQNEEAAQFYEWCQGEDWEMVVDLDTECLLWCAGENRPLFHKPLSSLAVPIMFMGSREDEMVREDLEEEYEQMAEQIKQSRIILFNKGGHPAIASNAVQAAEQIRRFFLEI; this is encoded by the coding sequence ATGTCATATTTTAATTATCATTCAAAGAAAATTTATTATACAGAGACGGGAAAAGGAATACCGGTTTTACTTCTGCACGGAAATACGGCTTCGTCCAAGATGTTTGAGCCGCTGCTTCCGCTTTATACGGAACATTTCAAAGTAATCCGGATGGATTTTCTCGGAAACGGAAGGTCAGAACGGATTGGCCGGTTCCCAGCAGATGTATGGATCCAGGAGGGAAAGCAGATCATTGCGTTGCTGAGACATCTGAACTATGAAAAGGTTCATTTGGTTGGAACCAGCGGCGGAGCGTGGGCTGCAGTCAATGCAGCCCTGGATTGTCCGGAGCTGATCGGAAAGGTTATTGCGGACAGCTTTGACGGAAGGACACTTCACTTGGGTTTTGCTGAAAATCTCAGAAAGGAACGCGCGGAGGCGAAGCAGAATGAGGAGGCAGCACAGTTCTATGAATGGTGTCAGGGAGAGGACTGGGAAATGGTCGTTGATCTGGATACGGAATGTCTGCTTTGGTGCGCCGGTGAAAACCGGCCTTTGTTTCACAAGCCATTAAGCTCTTTGGCGGTTCCCATAATGTTCATGGGAAGCAGAGAAGATGAGATGGTGAGGGAAGACCTTGAAGAGGAATATGAGCAGATGGCAGAGCAGATCAAACAATCCCGGATCATTTTGTTTAACAAAGGGGGCCATCCCGCCATTGCGTCCAATGCTGTTCAGGCGGCAGAGCAGATTCGCAGATTTTTTTTGGAGATATAA
- a CDS encoding sugar-binding transcriptional regulator has translation MDMQRRTMTLISKLYYEENMTQQQIAKQTGLSRMKVSRILQKAKEEEVVRIIIDYSGVYPELEQDVKKKYELKDVVVIDTSIGNSSKEQVASAAAYYLERHLEGGVTVAVGWGSTMRLIPDYVQKMNHPDLLFSPIIGGHGQSELDMHATTIASTLAKKAGGRSLSLIAPALVNSKEEKEFLINDEQVKKVIEKTSQAEYAVFSLGNPLAKDSSISKSGYISEQDLKQLGKEDAICDVVSVVFLDKDSEICCENITERCIGITEKQLKQIPNKICVVESEEKYASVKSALEAGYIDILITDQNTAQYLSK, from the coding sequence ATGGATATGCAGAGAAGAACCATGACACTGATTAGCAAGTTATATTATGAGGAAAACATGACCCAGCAGCAGATCGCAAAGCAGACAGGGTTGTCCAGAATGAAGGTCTCCAGGATTCTTCAGAAAGCCAAAGAGGAAGAGGTTGTAAGGATTATCATAGATTACTCCGGCGTCTATCCGGAGCTTGAACAGGATGTCAAGAAAAAGTATGAATTAAAGGATGTGGTGGTCATAGACACATCCATCGGGAATTCTTCAAAAGAACAGGTAGCGTCCGCGGCAGCTTACTATCTGGAGAGACATCTGGAAGGCGGGGTGACAGTCGCTGTGGGATGGGGCTCCACCATGAGGCTGATCCCGGATTATGTCCAGAAAATGAATCATCCGGATCTATTGTTTTCCCCTATCATCGGAGGACACGGACAGAGCGAACTGGATATGCACGCGACAACCATTGCATCGACTTTGGCGAAAAAAGCCGGAGGCAGATCATTGTCACTGATCGCTCCCGCTCTTGTGAACAGCAAAGAAGAAAAAGAGTTTTTAATCAACGACGAGCAGGTAAAGAAGGTGATTGAAAAGACATCCCAGGCAGAATATGCAGTGTTCAGTCTCGGTAATCCATTGGCCAAGGACAGCAGTATCAGCAAATCCGGCTACATATCTGAACAGGACCTTAAGCAGCTGGGAAAAGAAGACGCGATCTGTGATGTGGTCTCTGTTGTATTCTTGGACAAGGACAGTGAAATCTGCTGTGAGAATATCACAGAACGCTGTATCGGTATTACTGAGAAACAGCTGAAACAGATACCAAATAAGATCTGTGTCGTCGAGAGTGAAGAAAAATATGCCTCTGTAAAGTCAGCTTTGGAGGCAGGGTACATTGATATTCTGATCACAGACCAGAATACTGCACAGTACCTGAGTAAATGA
- a CDS encoding PTS sugar transporter subunit IIB codes for MKEYHILIACGSGIATSTVIANRVKNLCEDNGFAVKVQQVKIVEVEKMAPEYDLIVASTRVPDTVTTPSVFAINYLTGIKPEAVDEQILDVLKKLKE; via the coding sequence ATGAAGGAATATCATATTTTGATCGCCTGCGGAAGCGGTATTGCCACCAGCACAGTGATTGCCAACCGGGTCAAGAACTTGTGCGAGGACAATGGATTCGCTGTTAAAGTACAGCAGGTAAAGATCGTGGAGGTTGAAAAAATGGCTCCTGAATATGACTTGATCGTTGCCAGCACAAGAGTTCCGGATACGGTAACCACACCGTCAGTGTTTGCAATCAATTATCTGACAGGAATCAAACCGGAAGCAGTGGATGAGCAGATCTTGGATGTCTTGAAGAAGCTCAAAGAATAA
- a CDS encoding aldo/keto reductase: protein MEYVTMAEGLEFSRVVLGFWRLLDWNLSTDELIRYMEECLDLGITTMDHADIYGDYTVEEKFGEAIKKRPDLREKMQIISKCGIVYKSETARVKYYNYGTEYIIGQVEKSLKYMGTDHLDTLLLHRPSPFMDPEEISRAFEILLKEGKVRTFGVSNFLPDEFRLLKSYLTVPLITNQIELSPLRMENMENGVMNLCMEERIHPMLWSPLAGGRIFTGEGEEEVRLRKVLEIIREEIGAEDIDEVAFAWLFSHPAKPIPITGSGEIGLAERPVKALKYKLTPEQWFMVWTAVKGHKVP, encoded by the coding sequence ATGGAATATGTAACTATGGCGGAAGGTCTTGAGTTTTCCAGAGTCGTTCTTGGCTTCTGGAGGCTCCTGGACTGGAACCTTTCCACGGATGAGCTGATCCGTTATATGGAGGAATGTCTGGATCTGGGGATCACAACTATGGATCACGCGGATATTTACGGAGACTACACAGTGGAAGAAAAGTTCGGGGAGGCCATCAAAAAGAGACCGGATCTGAGAGAGAAGATGCAGATCATATCAAAATGTGGCATTGTCTATAAATCAGAGACTGCACGTGTCAAGTATTATAACTATGGCACTGAGTACATTATCGGACAGGTTGAGAAGTCACTGAAATATATGGGGACCGATCACCTGGATACATTGCTTCTGCACCGGCCGAGCCCGTTTATGGATCCGGAGGAGATTAGCAGAGCATTTGAAATATTGTTAAAAGAGGGAAAAGTGAGAACCTTTGGGGTTTCCAACTTTCTGCCTGACGAGTTCCGCCTGTTGAAATCTTATCTCACAGTGCCTTTAATCACAAATCAGATCGAACTTTCCCCACTCCGAATGGAAAACATGGAAAATGGAGTGATGAACCTGTGCATGGAGGAGAGGATCCATCCGATGCTCTGGTCACCGCTTGCGGGAGGAAGAATCTTTACAGGAGAAGGAGAGGAAGAGGTAAGGCTTCGTAAGGTGCTGGAAATCATCCGGGAGGAGATCGGTGCAGAGGATATAGACGAAGTTGCTTTTGCATGGCTGTTCTCGCATCCGGCGAAGCCAATCCCGATCACAGGATCAGGGGAGATCGGCTTGGCCGAAAGACCGGTTAAAGCGTTGAAATACAAGCTTACGCCAGAACAGTGGTTCATGGTCTGGACCGCAGTCAAGGGCCACAAGGTACCATAA
- a CDS encoding PTS galactitol transporter subunit IIC, protein MEILNFILGLGSTVMLPIIIFVFGLIMRAGFSKSFKSGVTIGIGFTGINLVITLLTDQLGPVAQAMTQRLGLDLQVIDIGWPAMSSISWAWAAAGLMIPIGLVINFAMLTLKLTKTMNVDIWNYWQFAFVGYAVTTVSGSLPMGIVAASALSILALILADYTQPYVEKFFGMPGISFPHLTALGFLPLVVPLNWLIDKIPGLNKLNANPETIRKRFGIFGEPMSMGLIIGLALGLLGGQKIDAILQLAITMAAVMYLMPKMVAILMEGLIPISEAAREFMAKHFGDREIFIGLDAAVSLGEPSVIAVGLLLVPITIFLAIILPGNKLLPFADLAVIPFIVCLITAMSKGNVIRALIVGTVVMACVLLMATNLAPIETQMALTAGIKMPAGASQIGNLDRANLISWLFVKIFSLFG, encoded by the coding sequence ATGGAAATATTGAATTTTATATTAGGATTAGGTTCCACGGTCATGCTGCCCATCATTATCTTCGTATTCGGGCTGATCATGAGGGCAGGATTCTCAAAATCATTTAAATCCGGAGTAACGATCGGAATCGGATTTACCGGGATCAATCTGGTCATCACACTTCTGACAGACCAGCTGGGACCGGTGGCCCAGGCTATGACCCAACGGCTGGGGCTGGATTTACAGGTCATTGATATCGGATGGCCCGCCATGTCATCTATTTCCTGGGCCTGGGCGGCTGCAGGATTGATGATACCAATTGGACTTGTCATCAACTTTGCCATGCTGACCCTGAAACTTACAAAGACGATGAACGTGGATATTTGGAACTATTGGCAGTTTGCATTTGTCGGGTATGCAGTGACGACGGTGAGTGGAAGCCTTCCCATGGGAATTGTAGCAGCCAGCGCACTTTCCATTCTTGCATTGATACTGGCAGATTACACCCAGCCGTATGTGGAGAAGTTTTTCGGAATGCCGGGCATCTCTTTTCCGCATTTGACAGCACTGGGATTTCTGCCGCTGGTGGTGCCTCTAAACTGGCTGATCGATAAGATTCCGGGCCTGAATAAGCTGAATGCCAACCCGGAGACCATCCGGAAACGTTTTGGTATCTTTGGAGAGCCAATGTCCATGGGACTGATCATCGGTCTTGCGCTTGGCCTCCTAGGGGGACAGAAAATTGATGCGATCTTACAGCTTGCAATCACGATGGCGGCGGTCATGTATCTGATGCCGAAAATGGTTGCAATCCTGATGGAAGGGCTGATCCCCATTTCAGAAGCGGCCAGGGAGTTTATGGCAAAGCATTTTGGGGACAGGGAGATCTTCATCGGACTGGATGCCGCAGTGTCACTGGGAGAGCCGTCTGTTATCGCTGTGGGACTTTTGTTAGTGCCGATCACCATATTTTTGGCGATCATCCTGCCTGGCAATAAGCTGCTGCCATTTGCGGATCTGGCGGTCATCCCGTTCATCGTGTGCCTGATCACAGCCATGTCCAAGGGAAATGTTATCCGGGCGCTGATCGTGGGAACTGTGGTTATGGCCTGTGTGCTGCTCATGGCTACCAACCTTGCACCTATTGAAACCCAGATGGCACTGACCGCAGGAATCAAAATGCCGGCAGGAGCTTCCCAGATCGGAAATCTGGACCGGGCAAACTTGATATCGTGGCTGTTCGTCAAGATATTCTCACTATTTGGCTAA
- the deoC gene encoding deoxyribose-phosphate aldolase has product MEMTKQELLSKVDHSLLKPQLTREEIMEGLLFAKDNHCASVCINPCNLDMAREVLEGTDVKIGTVIGFPSGAHTTFSKVAEAVDAYARGAVELDMVIDIGALRNGEYEDVKKDIEAVVNATPGIVKVILETAFLTKEEIKKGCELSEEAGAAYVKTSTGFAPSGATAEDIKLMRETVSEKVHVKAAGGINNLADCIAMIEAGSDRIGISKTKSILEEF; this is encoded by the coding sequence ATGGAAATGACAAAACAAGAATTATTGAGCAAAGTAGACCACTCTCTGTTAAAGCCGCAGCTGACAAGAGAAGAGATCATGGAAGGGCTTTTGTTTGCAAAAGACAATCATTGTGCGTCTGTGTGCATCAACCCATGCAATCTGGACATGGCGAGAGAAGTGCTGGAGGGTACAGATGTCAAGATCGGAACAGTCATCGGATTCCCATCCGGAGCACATACCACTTTTTCAAAAGTAGCGGAAGCTGTGGACGCTTATGCTAGAGGAGCAGTGGAACTGGATATGGTCATTGACATCGGAGCTCTGAGGAACGGCGAGTACGAGGATGTGAAAAAAGATATTGAGGCAGTGGTAAACGCTACCCCGGGTATCGTCAAAGTGATCCTGGAAACCGCATTTCTCACAAAAGAAGAAATCAAAAAAGGCTGTGAGCTGTCAGAAGAAGCCGGAGCCGCTTATGTGAAAACATCTACAGGATTTGCACCGTCTGGAGCCACAGCGGAAGATATTAAGCTTATGAGAGAGACCGTGTCTGAGAAGGTTCATGTAAAAGCCGCAGGAGGGATCAACAATTTGGCAGATTGTATCGCGATGATCGAGGCGGGATCTGACCGGATCGGTATCAGCAAGACCAAATCCATCCTGGAAGAATTCTAA
- a CDS encoding PTS sugar transporter subunit IIB, with protein MRETSLLLAGGMKKEKAEKAAGLLKEGLKERDIKAEVTIVNTYEVTDIKGLEEGRDMVISTATGNLNTSLPVLQGLCLLYPWMGTGKLYEEVEKNLDGR; from the coding sequence ATGAGAGAGACTTCTTTACTGCTGGCAGGAGGCATGAAAAAGGAAAAGGCCGAAAAAGCAGCAGGTCTTCTAAAAGAAGGATTGAAGGAGAGAGACATAAAGGCTGAGGTGACGATTGTCAATACATATGAGGTTACCGACATAAAAGGCCTGGAAGAGGGACGCGATATGGTGATCTCCACAGCTACAGGAAATCTGAACACATCACTCCCAGTACTTCAGGGACTGTGTCTGCTGTATCCGTGGATGGGGACCGGAAAACTGTACGAAGAAGTGGAAAAGAACCTTGACGGCAGATAA
- a CDS encoding PTS sugar transporter subunit IIA: MEQIFREDFIWLDETFKDRDQFFEVIGNRLCEKGTVKESFADALKKREEVYPTGLKTEAFEIAIPHTDVEHVNEASISFVRFKEPVLFSHMGEPEIQVNAKFAFVLGVKEPSQQVEVLSTLVSLISDEHEMKQLKVLQSPEQISTLLNQFFTDHM; the protein is encoded by the coding sequence ATGGAGCAGATTTTCAGGGAAGATTTCATCTGGCTGGATGAGACATTTAAAGACCGAGACCAGTTTTTTGAAGTGATCGGAAACAGACTTTGTGAAAAAGGTACAGTCAAAGAAAGCTTTGCTGACGCACTGAAAAAACGGGAGGAAGTATATCCAACGGGGCTTAAGACTGAAGCATTTGAGATCGCGATTCCACACACAGATGTGGAGCATGTAAATGAGGCGTCCATCTCCTTTGTCAGATTTAAAGAACCGGTTTTGTTTTCACACATGGGGGAGCCTGAGATTCAGGTCAACGCAAAATTTGCTTTTGTTTTGGGGGTCAAGGAGCCAAGCCAGCAGGTTGAAGTGCTGAGCACACTTGTTTCGCTGATTTCTGATGAACATGAGATGAAACAGCTCAAGGTCCTTCAATCACCGGAGCAGATCAGTACACTGTTAAATCAATTTTTTACAGATCATATGTAG
- a CDS encoding sn-glycerol-1-phosphate dehydrogenase encodes MKVDLNQFRGACSCKKEHNIEIDTILLEEGAVKKLPGILKDTGFKKLTMICDENTYEAVGKQAEDLLTGLTKVLLKGADIHADEASVGRVMDQLKDQGRPDALVAAGSGTIHDITRYCAFDMDLPFISIPTAASVDGYTSTVAAMTLQGFKKTVPSCAPKIIVADSDILKEAPLRLTASGVGDLLGKYTALADWKIAHLITGEYFCQEICRMEEEALEIMCSSLPGLKERNIASYEQLMYGLLLSGLAIQMTGNSRPASGTEHHMSHLWEMEAVNSHLDFYHGEKVGVGLVLSSDIYHKAAEYLKKGDYKLKDAVPFEEELIRKCFAGRKLDDIIIEENQPNLLDEISPSILRQKEEQLTEILEQVPEDEQLKAYLNQVNGVCSLTDLGLEQRMKERTARVSPYVRQRLTFMRLLKFYDFYESVIRG; translated from the coding sequence ATGAAGGTTGATTTAAACCAATTCAGGGGAGCTTGTTCCTGTAAAAAAGAACACAATATTGAAATCGACACGATTCTTTTGGAGGAGGGGGCCGTAAAAAAACTTCCCGGGATCTTAAAAGATACTGGTTTTAAAAAGCTTACAATGATCTGCGATGAAAATACCTATGAGGCTGTTGGAAAACAGGCAGAAGATTTACTGACAGGACTTACAAAAGTCCTGTTAAAGGGGGCGGATATTCATGCAGATGAGGCCAGCGTTGGACGTGTGATGGACCAGCTAAAGGATCAAGGACGGCCGGATGCGCTTGTGGCCGCAGGATCGGGGACCATTCACGACATTACAAGGTACTGTGCTTTTGATATGGATCTTCCATTTATCTCTATACCTACTGCAGCCAGTGTAGACGGTTACACATCCACGGTGGCCGCAATGACGCTCCAGGGATTTAAGAAGACGGTTCCTTCCTGTGCACCGAAGATCATTGTGGCAGACAGCGACATTTTGAAGGAAGCTCCTTTGAGGCTGACGGCCTCGGGAGTGGGAGATCTGCTTGGAAAATATACTGCGCTGGCAGACTGGAAGATCGCACATCTGATTACAGGAGAATATTTCTGCCAGGAGATCTGCCGGATGGAAGAGGAAGCCCTTGAAATCATGTGCAGCAGTCTTCCAGGGTTGAAAGAGAGAAATATAGCTTCATATGAACAGCTGATGTATGGACTATTGCTGTCCGGTCTCGCAATCCAGATGACCGGGAATTCCAGGCCGGCATCGGGAACAGAACATCATATGTCCCACCTTTGGGAGATGGAGGCTGTCAATTCTCACCTTGATTTTTATCACGGAGAAAAAGTAGGTGTTGGACTGGTCCTCTCATCAGACATCTACCACAAAGCAGCCGAATATCTGAAAAAGGGAGATTATAAGCTAAAGGATGCGGTACCGTTTGAAGAGGAATTGATCCGAAAATGCTTTGCAGGCAGGAAATTGGATGATATTATAATAGAAGAGAATCAACCGAATCTGTTGGATGAAATTTCTCCTTCTATTTTGAGACAAAAAGAGGAGCAGCTTACAGAGATTCTGGAGCAAGTGCCAGAGGATGAGCAGCTAAAAGCATACCTTAATCAGGTAAATGGAGTATGTTCGCTTACGGATCTTGGACTGGAACAGAGGATGAAAGAACGGACAGCCAGAGTATCCCCATATGTCCGACAGCGGCTGACCTTTATGCGGTTGTTGAAGTTTTACGATTTTTACGAGTCAGTGATTCGAGGATAA
- a CDS encoding damage-control phosphatase ARMT1 family protein, producing the protein MYNSEQRKVEQEHEEEKKQQFLDQVKEILKDEEMELSPPEYLAEFTEVYEQYFGTQTAFDPLKRHFNDLMLSKEQEIKQRIEDSEDPIVTAVQAAQAGNYIDYIALGEIDSEQLENLLFNNGIKGLKPEVYQSFRQDLASAQSLVYVTDNCGEIVVDKILIQELKKLYPHLHVTVIVRGAGVANDASMEDARQVGMPDVANVIGNGTRIAGTSMKRISHEAREALNGADVIIAKGQGNYETMSGCGLNVYYLFLCKCDFFVEKFKSEYLEHMFIKER; encoded by the coding sequence TTGTATAACAGTGAACAAAGAAAAGTGGAGCAGGAGCACGAGGAAGAAAAAAAACAGCAGTTTCTTGATCAGGTGAAGGAAATCTTAAAAGATGAGGAGATGGAACTGTCTCCGCCAGAATATCTGGCTGAGTTTACAGAAGTGTATGAACAATACTTTGGGACTCAGACTGCCTTTGATCCTCTGAAACGGCATTTTAATGATCTGATGCTTTCAAAGGAACAGGAGATCAAGCAGAGGATCGAAGATTCTGAAGATCCCATCGTCACTGCGGTCCAGGCGGCTCAGGCGGGAAATTATATTGATTACATAGCTCTAGGAGAGATCGACAGCGAGCAGCTTGAAAACCTTTTATTTAACAATGGGATCAAGGGGCTTAAGCCGGAGGTCTACCAGTCCTTCCGTCAGGATCTCGCATCGGCACAAAGTCTTGTCTACGTGACAGATAACTGTGGTGAGATCGTGGTGGATAAGATCCTGATCCAGGAATTAAAGAAACTTTATCCTCATCTTCATGTTACGGTGATTGTCCGGGGGGCAGGCGTGGCCAACGACGCATCCATGGAGGATGCCAGGCAGGTGGGAATGCCTGATGTGGCCAATGTCATCGGAAACGGTACCAGAATCGCGGGCACCAGTATGAAAAGGATCAGCCATGAGGCCAGAGAGGCATTAAACGGCGCGGACGTGATCATAGCAAAGGGGCAGGGCAATTATGAGACCATGTCTGGATGCGGACTGAATGTCTACTATCTGTTCCTGTGCAAATGCGATTTTTTTGTTGAAAAATTCAAGAGCGAGTATCTGGAGCATATGTTTATAAAAGAAAGATAA